The Camelina sativa cultivar DH55 chromosome 14, Cs, whole genome shotgun sequence genome includes a window with the following:
- the LOC104742808 gene encoding probable serine/threonine-protein kinase At1g54610, translating to MGCVCGKPSAIEDSKDSPRDRFSSKSSSEFRVSRPVTSSRREETLRIKERSDVVSVRPVLSNNKQANVSFNLSRREKKIENVAATSPLAMSITIAKATEGEYVAAGWPPWLASVAGEAIKGWVPRRADSFEKLDKIGQGTYSNVYRARDLDRKKIVALKKVRFDNLEPESVRFMAREIQILRRLDHPNIIKLEGLVTSRMSCSLYLVFEYMEHDLAGLASHPAIKFSESQVKCYLQQLLHGLDHCHSRGVLHRDIKGSNLLIDNSGVLKIADFGLASFFDPRQTQPLTSRVVTLWYRPPELLLGATRYGAAVDLWSAGCILAELYAGKPIMPGRTEVEQLHKIFKLCGSPSEDYWVKSRLPHATIFKPTQPYKRLVGETFKEFPQPALALLETLLSVNPDDRGTAAAALKSEFFSTRPLPCDPSSLPKYPPSKELDARMRDEESRRQAGGNRDQRHQERRGTKESRAIPAPDANAELVTSMQKRQSQSTNRSRSEKFNPHPEEVASGFPIDPPRPSSQAFEPNRESQGNIIPHKRASHSGPLSRRSASAKGRRNYQDSQKVSSIADYSAMPSFATTRTGVPQQETCRGMTRLPGSFKETSEEANQEENGRNNKKDPILLGYGSKGHKIHYSGPLVVPSGNMDQVLKDHDRHIQEAVRRARIDKARVRKLQADEASSQQQVPTNHPSSVSSR from the exons atgggttgtgtttgtggtaagcCTTCTGCTATTGAAGATAGCAAAGATAGTCCAAGAGATCGTTTCTCTAGCAAATCCTCTTCTGAGTTTAGAGTTTCAAGACCGGTTACTTCTtctagaagagaagagacaCTTAGGATTAAGGAAAGGTCTGATGTTGTTAGTGTTAGACCTGTGTTGAGTAATAATAAGCAAGCcaatgtttcttttaatttgagtagaagagagaagaagatagagaatgTTGCTGCAACTTCACCTCTTGCTATGAGTATTACCATTGCTAAAGCAACTGAAGGAGAGTATGTAGCTGCTGGTTGGCCTCCATGGTTGGCTTCTGTTGCTGGAGAAGCTATTAAGGGATGGGTTCCACGCCGTGCTGATTCTTTTGAGAAGTTGGACAAA ATTGGTCAGGGTACTTATAGTAATGTATATAGGGCTCGTGATCTGGATCGGAAGAAAATTGTGGCTTTGAAGAAAGTTAGGTTTGATAACTTGGAGCCAGAAAGTGTGCGTTTTATGGCAAGAGAGATCCAGATATTACGCCGTCTTGACCATCCTAATATCATAAAGCTAGAAGGCTTAGTTACATCAAGAATGTCTTGCAGCTTATATCTTGTTTTTGAGTACATGGAACATGATCTAGCTGGACTAGCCTCTCATCCTGCTATTAAATTTTCTGAATCACAG GTCAAATGCTACCTGCAGCAACTATTACACGGTCTAGACCATTGTCACAGTCGTGGTGTACTTCATCGGGACATAAAAGGCTCAAACCTTCTGATAGATAATAGTGGTGTTCTAAAGATTGCTGACTTTGGATTAGCTAGTTTCTTTGATCCTCGTCAAACTCAGCCTTTGACCAGTCGTGTGGTAACTCTTTGGTACCGTCCACCCGAGCTTTTGCTTGGAGCAACTCGCTATGGAGCAGCAGTTGATTTGTGGAGCGCAGGTTGCATTCTTGCTGAACTCTATGCCGGCAAGCCTATTATGCCCGGTAGAACTGAG GTGGAACAGTTGCACAAGATTTTCAAGCTATGTGGCTCCCCTTCCGAGGACTATTGGGTAAAATCGAGATTGCCTCATGCAACAATTTTCAAGCCTACACAGCCATATAAACGCTTAGTGGGTGAAACGTTTAAGGAGTTTCCTCAGCCAGCTTTAGCCCTTCTTGAAACTTTGCTTTCAGTCAATCCTGATGATCGTGGAACAGCCGCCGCAGCTCTCAAGAGTGAG TTCTTTTCCACGAGACCTCTTCCATGTGATCCTTCAAGCTTGCCTAAATATCCTCCCAGCAAAGAGCTCGATGCAAGAATGCGTGATGAGGAAAGTAGAAG ACAAGCTGGAGGAAACAGGGACCAAAGACaccaagaaagaagaggaacTAAGGAATCTCGAGCCATCCCAGCCCCTGACGCAAATGCCGAGTTGGTTACATCAATGCAG AAAAGGCAGAGCCAGTCAACTAATAGAAGCCGAAGCGAGAAGTTTAATCCTCATCCTGAAGAAGTTGCATCTGGTTTCCCAATTGATCCACCGAGGCCATCATCACAAGCATTTGAACCAAACAGAGAGTCTCAGGGTAACATTATTCCTCACAAGAGAGCTTCACATTCCGGTCCTCTATCACGTAGATCTGCTTCCGCAAAGGGTAGAAGGAACTACCAAGATTCTCAAAAGGTTTCATCCATAGCTGATTACTCAGCAATGCCTAGCTTTGCTACAACCCGAACAGGCGTACCGCAACAAGAGACTTGCAGAGGAATGACTCGGCTTCCAGGTTCCTTCAAAGAAACCTCTGAAGAAGCAAACCAGGAAGAGAATGGTAGAAACAACAAGAAAGACCCTATTCTC CTGGGTTATGGATCAAAAGGGCATAAGATTCATTATTCAGGACCGTTGGTGGTTCCATCAGGAAACATGGATCAGGTATTAAAGGACCATGACCGCCATATCCAAGAAGCTGTGAGAAGAGCACGGATTGATAAGGCTCGAGTTAGGAAACTTCAAGCAGATGAAGCATCGAGCCAGCAGCAAGTCCCAACCAACCATCCCTCATCTGTTTCTAGCCGTTGA